One window of Camelina sativa cultivar DH55 chromosome 4, Cs, whole genome shotgun sequence genomic DNA carries:
- the LOC104783357 gene encoding LOW QUALITY PROTEIN: DExH-box ATP-dependent RNA helicase DExH8-like (The sequence of the model RefSeq protein was modified relative to this genomic sequence to represent the inferred CDS: inserted 1 base in 1 codon) produces MAVSSPTSSSSSSESLPLPSSNFASLPIMAMKKRIVEKXLENRVTLIVGDPGCGKSSQVPQFLLEANMAPILCTQPRRFAVVAVAKMVAKSRNSDLGGEIGYHIGHSKILTQGSKILFKTAGVLLDEMLGKGLNALKYKVIILDEVHERSVESDLVLVCVKQFLMKNNDLRVVLMSATADITRYRDYFKELGRGERVEVVAIPSPDQRKIFQRRVLYLEQVAGLLGVSTDLSAYCPGPSPSSADTEIKPELQNLIHDLILYIHEKEPDIEKSILVFLPTYYSLEQQWYQLQPFHASFEVHILHRSIDTEKALAAMKICRSRRKVILATNIAESSVTIPKVAYVIDSCRSLQVFWDGLRKRDAVQLVWVSRSQAEQRRGRTGRTCDGEVYRLVPSAFFNKLEEHEPPAILKLSLRQQVLHICCTESRAINDANALLAKAMDPPEPDVIDDALSMLLSIRALQKSHRGRYEPTFYGRLLASFPLSFDASILVVKFGEMGMLREGILLGVLMDTQPLPISHPFGDDSLFLEYVDHYFGGSKTISGGRREVVLMANFCAFQFWQRVFKDKHRLENLKQLLSKEKDKDPKLKFSEMEQEWCDLHNIIPSSFHHVSEMYEDTLGSFHRFRPQFISSSDSLKTYYNPNEFDHTCYIECQPSEDIYLHSEEENNNQSPPEVRKCVSVPFVPPNAFQANAIAKTMASIIKEIRTQGTPSESDNDHGAIEPEDYIENGEAPVCVYFLNGFCNRGDQCTFSHTLQSTRPACKFFASLQGCRYGESCLYSHVMQRRTKSYSPPPQCLPEGDDSSRSPLLDLFPTSEGCILVFDDSDMHFTSSIANRYPSWKILSTSSSSETLFCDSSLADARIFWGLNHPYQTIISKAGGENPIPWKEVKCVLWFLNPESYAETPERQKTILQNFFEYMAIRILGDNLYEIRVILTMNNVRFSLLQVEKVARDSFFFLGESFPHNSIIFGELPDTLTIQKPMLVSRPTSYVFDLHPPTNTQFGVCTSLIHNK; encoded by the exons ATGGCGGTTTCTTCACcgacttcgtcttcttcatcttcggaATCCTTGCCTCTGCCTTCCTCTAACTTCGCCTCGCTTCCGATTAtggcgatgaagaagagaatcgTCGAGA ACCTCGAGAATCGCGTCACTCTCATCGTCGGCGACCCCGGATGCG GGAAGAGTTCACAAGTTCCACAGTTCCTTCTGGAAGCAAACATGGCTCCCATTTTGTGTACACAGCCACGGAGGTTTGCGGTTGTAGCTGTTGCTAAGATGGTTGCTAAATCTCGCAACTCTGATTTAGGTGGAGAAATTGGTTACCACATTGGCCATTCTAAGATTTTGACCCAAGG GTCCAAAATTCTCTTCAAAACTGCTGGAGTTCTGTTGGATGAAATGCTAGGCAAAGGGTTGAATGCACTCAAGTACAAGGTTATCATTCTTGATGAAGTCCATGAAAGATCTGTGGAGTCCGATCTTGTTCTTGTCTGTGTTAAGCAGTTTCTCATGAAGAACAACGACCTCAG GGTGGTCTTGATGTCTGCAACTGCTGATATAACGAGGTACAGAGACTACTTTAAAGAACTTGGCAGGGGTGAACGCGTTGAAGTAGTTGCTATTCCTAGCCCTGACCAAAGAAAAATCTTCCAGAGAAGAGTATTATATCTTGAGCAG GTTGCAGGATTGCTTGGTGTGAGTACTGATTTGTCAGCTTACTGTCCTGGTCCAAGTCCTTCTTCAGCTGATACTGAGATCAAACCTGAACTGCAGAATCTTATTCATGATCTCATCTTATATATCCATGAAAAGGAACCAGACATTGAGAAGAGTATTTTGGTTTTCCTTCCAACATACTACTCACTTGAGCAGCAATGGTATCAATTGCAACCGTTTCACGCATCTTTTGAGGTTCACATATTGCACCGAAGCATTGACACCGAGAAAGCCTTGGCGGCTATGAAGATATGCAGATCCCGACGCAAG GTAATATTGGCTACAAATATTGCGGAATCTTCGGTAACAATACCCAAAGTAGCGTATGTCATTGACTCGTGCCGGTCTCTGCAAGTGTTCTGGGATGGACTCAGAAAAAGAGACGCAGTTCAGCTTGTTTGGGTTTCTAGATCTCAG GCTGAGCAACGTAGAGGGAGGACAGGTCGAACATGTGATGGTGAAGTGTATCGCCTGGTGCCGAGTGCGTTTTTTAACAAGCTTGAAGAACATGAGCCCCCAGCTATTCTTAAGCTGTCATTGAGACAACAAGTTCTCCATATTTGCTGCACAGAATCCAGAGCCATTAATGACGCAAATG CGTTGCTGGCAAAAGCTATGGATCCACCAGAGCCAGATGTCATTGATGATGCATTAAGTATGCTATTAAGCATACGAGCATTACAGAAATCGCATAGGGGTCGTTACGAGCCCACATTTTATGGACGGTTGCTTGCTAGCTTCCCATTGTCCTTTGATGCATCTATTCTGGTCGTCAAGTTTGGTGAAATGGGAATGCTAAGAGAAGGGATTCTGTTGGGTGTCCTGATGGATACCCAACCGCTTCCTATCAGTCATCCTTTTGGAGATGATTCACTG TTTCTAGAGTATGTTGATCACTATTTTGGTGGTAGCAAGACCATTTCTGGTGGGCGGAGGGAGGTGGTACTCATGGCAAACTTTTGTGCTTTTCAGTTTTGGCAGCGTGTCTTTAAG GACAAGCATCGTCTTGAAAACTTGAAACAACTTCTGtcaaaagagaaagacaaagatCCCAAGTTGAAGTTTTCTGAGATGGAACAAGAATGGTGTGATCTCCACAATATTATCCCGTCATCTTTCCATCATGTATCTGAGATGT ATGAAGATACACTTGGCTCATTTCATCGTTTCAGACCTCAATTCATCAGTTCTTCTGATTCTCTAAAAACCTATTACAATCCAAATGAATTTGATCACACATGCTATATTGAGTGCCAACCCAGTGAAGATATATATCTACACTCTGAGGAGGAAAATAACAATCAATCACCTCCTGAAGTAAGAAAATGTGTATCGGTGCCGTTTGTTCCTCCTAACGCATTCCAAGCTAATGCTATTGCAAAAACCATGGCCAGCATAATCAAAGAG ATAAGAACTCAGGGCACACCATCTGAATCTGATAATGACCATGGAGCAATCGAACCTGAGGATTACATTGAGAATGGAGAGGCCCCAGTCTGTGTATATTTCCTGAATGGATTTTGCAACCGTGGTGACCAGTGCACGTTCAGTCATACTCTTCAGTCAACAAGACCAGCCTGCAAATTTTTCGCGTCATTGCAG GGGTGTCGATATGGAGAATCGTGTTTGTATTCACATGTCATGCAAAGACGGACAAAATCATACTCTCCCCCTCCCCAATGCCTTCCGGAAGGAGATGACTCTTCCAGATCGCCTCTGCTGGATTTGTTTCCAACTTCTGAGGGATGTATCCTTGTGTTTGATGACTCTGACATGCATTTCACATCAAGTATAGCCAATAGGTATCCGTCCTGGAAGATACTCtccacatcatcttcatcagagACGCTGTTTTGTGATTCATCACTTGCAGACGCAAGAATCTTCTGGGGTCTGAATCATCCCTACCAGACCATCATCTCAAAAGCAGGAGGGGAGAACCCAATCCCGTGGAAGGAAGTGAAATGCGTGCTGTGGTTCCTTAATCCAGAAAGCTACGCTGAAACTCCTGAGAGACAGAAAACTATTCTGCAGAATTTCTTCGAGTACATGGCGATCAGAATACTTGGTGATAATCTTTACGAAATCCGAGTAATTCTCACAATGAACAACGTCAGATTCTCACTCTTacag gtGGAGAAAGTAGCCAGagacagcttcttcttccttggagAGTCTTTCCCACATAACTCAATAATCTTTGGTGAATTGCCAGACACATTAACCATCCAGAAGCCTATGCTAGTCTCCAGACCAACCTCTTATGTCTTTGATCTCCATCCCCCTACTAACACCCAGTTTGGTGTCTGCACCTCTCTTATTCACAACAAATGA